From a region of the Thermococcus sp. 21S7 genome:
- a CDS encoding aromatic amino acid transport family protein produces the protein MPITDGTPRKKVTTSHGRYYAERQALARRKKLRRKAALIQLMRKRKGVAAIRTSTIRVEKAHISKNEALAILVGTQIGAGVLGLPYAASKVGLIPALGVLTGVMLLMLATAFIILKFSAEMGGAQMSTIANRTLGKAGGWLMYLSIFIMSFGAILAYIAGMGSVFASLFGVSDTLGAAIFWVLASFVVYRGLEASGKTELAMSYLMLALFIAVTVMLAPHAELSNGLYTDLSGLLSITGVAIFALGCHTIIPDVYKGLGSYEETKKVIVLAFLIPTVIYAVFMAAFLLVFGKETPEIATQGLELLYGHLGRIVGNLIPLLAITTSYIGLALAQQSNNEEFVKLDRKASWALTVVPPAVLYFAGVRNFADVLAFAGDTGDMLAFIVLPILMWLAAKLRR, from the coding sequence ATGCCCATAACTGATGGAACCCCCAGGAAAAAGGTCACCACATCACACGGAAGGTACTACGCTGAGCGGCAGGCACTGGCGAGACGGAAGAAGCTGAGAAGGAAGGCGGCGCTGATACAGCTCATGAGGAAGCGGAAAGGGGTCGCTGCAATAAGGACGAGCACGATACGGGTTGAAAAGGCCCACATCTCGAAAAACGAGGCGCTAGCAATACTGGTTGGAACCCAGATAGGGGCGGGTGTTCTCGGCCTGCCCTACGCGGCGAGCAAGGTCGGCCTCATCCCCGCGCTGGGGGTTCTCACGGGTGTTATGCTCCTGATGCTCGCGACGGCGTTCATAATCCTCAAGTTCTCGGCAGAGATGGGCGGGGCCCAGATGAGCACCATCGCCAACAGGACCCTTGGAAAGGCCGGCGGCTGGCTGATGTACCTCAGCATCTTCATAATGAGCTTCGGTGCCATACTGGCGTACATTGCCGGAATGGGAAGCGTCTTCGCGAGCCTCTTTGGGGTCAGCGACACATTGGGAGCGGCGATATTCTGGGTGCTGGCATCCTTCGTCGTCTACCGCGGGCTTGAGGCAAGCGGAAAGACCGAACTTGCGATGAGCTACCTGATGCTCGCGCTGTTCATAGCTGTGACGGTCATGCTCGCACCCCACGCAGAACTCAGCAACGGCCTCTACACCGACCTCTCGGGACTGCTCAGTATAACCGGCGTCGCCATCTTCGCCCTCGGCTGCCACACGATAATCCCCGACGTCTACAAGGGGCTCGGAAGCTACGAGGAGACCAAGAAGGTCATCGTGCTTGCCTTCCTCATCCCGACGGTCATCTACGCGGTCTTCATGGCCGCGTTCCTGCTGGTCTTCGGAAAGGAGACCCCCGAGATAGCCACGCAGGGGCTTGAGCTGCTCTACGGCCACCTCGGCAGAATCGTTGGCAACCTCATCCCGCTCCTTGCGATAACCACGAGCTACATAGGCCTCGCGCTTGCACAGCAGAGCAACAACGAGGAGTTCGTGAAGCTTGACAGGAAGGCCTCCTGGGCGCTCACGGTGGTTCCGCCGGCGGTTCTGTACTTCGCGGGCGTCAGGAACTTCGCCGATGTGCTGGCGTTCGCGGGCGACACGGGAGATATGCTGGCCTTCATAGTGCTCCCAATCCTGATGTGGCTCGCGGCGAAGCTCCGCCGCTGA
- the cobB gene encoding NAD-dependent protein deacetylase — translation MIEEAAKLLARSRFAIAFTGAGISAESGVPTFRGFNGLWKRHRPEELATPEAFRRDPNLVWEFYRWRMGLIRKARPNRAHYALTELEGRGILKAVITQNVDDLHREAGTKNLIELHGNIFRVKCTSCGYGEYLKESGRLGEFLREKGLPKCPDCGSLLRPDVVWFGEPLPRGALDEAFRLAERADVVLVIGTSGVVYPAAYVPQIVKETGGKVIEINPEESGITPIADVFLRCPAGEAMEKLMARVKGLIG, via the coding sequence ATGATAGAGGAGGCAGCCAAACTGCTGGCCCGCTCAAGGTTTGCGATTGCTTTTACTGGTGCCGGAATAAGTGCAGAGAGCGGTGTTCCCACGTTCAGGGGATTCAACGGGCTGTGGAAGAGGCACCGGCCGGAGGAGCTTGCGACGCCCGAAGCCTTCAGGAGGGATCCCAACCTCGTCTGGGAGTTCTACAGGTGGCGCATGGGGTTGATACGAAAGGCCAGGCCCAACAGGGCGCACTACGCGCTGACGGAGCTTGAAGGACGTGGGATTCTGAAGGCGGTTATCACTCAGAACGTTGATGACCTCCACAGGGAGGCTGGAACGAAGAACCTCATCGAACTTCACGGCAACATCTTCCGGGTGAAGTGCACCTCCTGCGGTTACGGCGAGTACCTCAAGGAGAGCGGAAGGCTGGGGGAGTTTCTCCGGGAGAAGGGCCTTCCCAAGTGCCCGGACTGCGGCTCCCTCCTGCGGCCCGACGTCGTTTGGTTTGGAGAACCCCTTCCGAGGGGGGCCCTCGACGAGGCCTTCAGGCTCGCTGAGAGGGCAGACGTCGTCCTGGTCATAGGGACGAGCGGCGTCGTCTATCCGGCTGCGTACGTTCCGCAGATAGTCAAGGAAACCGGTGGAAAGGTTATCGAAATCAACCCGGAGGAGAGCGGGATAACACCCATAGCGGATGTTTTCCTCCGCTGCCCGGCGGGAGAGGCCATGGAGAAGCTGATGGCAAGGGTTAAGGGGCTGATAGGATGA
- a CDS encoding DUF3783 domain-containing protein, whose translation MSGKVLLVGFLPDEVERLRKALPVPVFEVPEYCRDWVVSEVVDKAEELSGSGYWHLRKFVIMHGVDNETLKNVMRSVKSLNMGRVIFATTTETSLTWRLEDLLSELMAEDEYFKAARWAREEAEKRKGLFLDIGKG comes from the coding sequence ATGAGCGGAAAGGTTCTGCTGGTCGGATTCCTGCCCGATGAAGTCGAGAGACTGCGAAAAGCCCTTCCGGTTCCGGTTTTTGAGGTTCCCGAGTACTGCAGGGATTGGGTCGTGAGCGAGGTGGTCGATAAGGCGGAGGAGCTGAGCGGCTCGGGGTACTGGCACCTAAGGAAGTTCGTGATCATGCATGGCGTTGATAACGAAACGCTGAAGAACGTCATGCGCTCGGTCAAATCCCTCAACATGGGCAGGGTCATCTTCGCCACAACCACCGAGACCTCCCTCACCTGGAGGCTTGAAGACCTGCTCAGCGAGCTGATGGCCGAGGACGAATACTTCAAGGCCGCGCGCTGGGCGCGTGAGGAAGCGGAAAAAAGGAAGGGCCTTTTCCTCGACATTGGGAAGGGATGA
- a CDS encoding TIGR02253 family HAD-type hydrolase, with the protein MIKVVFFDLDDTLVDTSRLAEMARKNAIENMIRHGLPVDFDTAYHELLELINEYGSNFGRHFDYLLRRLDLPSNPKWVAAGVIAYHNTKFAYLKSVRGARRLLLELKKSGYKLGIITDGDPIKQWEKIIRLELDDYFDGVFISDYLGVKKPHPKIFQKALRKMGVEPGEALMVGDRLYSDIYGAKQVGMKTAWFKYGKYAGRELEYLEYADFTVGSLEDVLEIVRGLSLEEEERPDKEVHAD; encoded by the coding sequence ATGATAAAGGTCGTGTTCTTTGACCTGGATGACACGCTCGTGGACACGAGCAGACTGGCGGAGATGGCGCGAAAGAACGCGATAGAGAACATGATACGACATGGTCTTCCCGTTGATTTTGATACCGCCTATCACGAGCTCCTTGAGCTGATAAACGAGTACGGGAGCAACTTCGGCAGGCACTTCGACTACCTGCTCAGACGCCTCGACCTGCCCAGCAACCCGAAATGGGTGGCCGCCGGTGTCATAGCGTACCACAACACCAAGTTCGCATACCTGAAGAGCGTCCGCGGTGCCAGGCGGCTCCTGCTTGAGCTGAAGAAGTCGGGCTATAAGCTCGGCATAATCACCGACGGCGACCCGATAAAGCAGTGGGAGAAGATAATCCGTCTCGAACTGGACGACTACTTCGACGGAGTCTTCATATCCGACTACCTGGGCGTCAAGAAGCCCCACCCCAAGATATTCCAGAAGGCCCTCAGGAAGATGGGGGTCGAGCCCGGGGAGGCGCTGATGGTGGGCGACAGGCTGTACTCCGACATCTACGGGGCAAAACAGGTCGGCATGAAGACCGCATGGTTCAAATACGGCAAGTACGCTGGCAGAGAGCTCGAATACCTGGAGTACGCCGACTTTACAGTGGGATCTCTGGAAGATGTTCTGGAGATAGTCAGGGGGCTGAGCCTTGAGGAGGAAGAGCGTCCAGATAAGGAAGTTCATGCTGATTGA
- a CDS encoding ASCH domain-containing protein: MRRKSVQIRKFMLIDSAYKSRILRGDKVTTIRYGDYEAKPGSEVYLVITPSDTAIAKVRITRVEKKKVRELTNEDAKLDGFSDVRELLRELNRIYGELYGDDEVTVIGFEVLKRFDDGIPLKWLKGLNYREPTEIARLYLENREKLNLNRETDFIMRRIYNEGLGRAVRTFGPKKVQGALLKTYHALYAAGII, encoded by the coding sequence TTGAGGAGGAAGAGCGTCCAGATAAGGAAGTTCATGCTGATTGACTCCGCCTACAAGTCGAGGATACTCAGGGGCGACAAGGTCACCACGATTCGCTACGGGGACTACGAAGCGAAGCCGGGGAGCGAGGTCTACCTTGTAATAACGCCGAGCGACACGGCTATAGCAAAGGTTAGGATAACCCGCGTTGAAAAGAAAAAGGTCAGGGAGCTCACCAACGAGGATGCAAAACTCGACGGCTTCTCCGACGTTAGGGAGCTCCTTCGGGAGCTGAACAGAATCTACGGCGAGCTGTACGGCGACGACGAGGTTACGGTAATAGGCTTCGAGGTTCTCAAAAGATTTGACGACGGGATTCCCCTCAAGTGGCTCAAGGGCCTGAACTACCGCGAGCCGACGGAGATAGCGCGCCTCTATCTCGAAAACCGGGAAAAGCTGAACCTCAACCGCGAGACGGACTTCATAATGCGCAGGATTTACAACGAGGGGCTTGGGAGAGCCGTGAGAACCTTCGGGCCGAAGAAGGTCCAGGGAGCGCTCCTTAAGACCTACCACGCCCTCTACGCGGCGGGGATTATTTGA
- a CDS encoding glycosyltransferase family 4 protein: MESLKIALASDWFFPSVGGVEYHIHDLATRLVEMGHEVHVITGPGDFPDHELPYFVHRFRGRLTLENVHVSIGTGMLKEVNELYKRENFDITHGHSVYSPIAVGVSNLSSGIRGVPSLITDHSFLGDSPMNPINIALLRLSLQKVDGFIAVSRAVENDLRSILGRSLGDREIHTIPNGIDTGFWRPAGNREEKKEELGLNGLVITTTSRLTKRKRIHVIPLIAARLETREDVNFVIIGDGPERGNIERLIRRYGVDDRVRLVGKLPRENVRDYLQATDVYFSPTIYEAFGIAALEALACGVPVVANNHGGISEVVRHGETGLVSQDDAELLRNLEFLLENPEVRRAMGRRARKSVEEEFSWEVVVKNILRVYRLTIERGPGEPFVLYRLHQAVKRGIGA; the protein is encoded by the coding sequence ATGGAGAGCCTCAAAATCGCACTAGCCTCTGACTGGTTCTTTCCGAGCGTCGGAGGCGTGGAGTACCACATTCACGACCTGGCAACCCGTCTGGTGGAGATGGGTCACGAAGTCCACGTGATAACCGGACCGGGTGACTTTCCCGACCATGAGCTTCCGTACTTTGTTCACAGGTTCAGGGGGAGGCTGACCCTCGAAAACGTCCACGTCAGCATCGGCACCGGGATGCTGAAGGAGGTGAACGAGCTTTACAAAAGGGAGAACTTTGATATTACCCACGGTCACAGCGTGTACTCCCCGATCGCGGTGGGTGTTTCAAATCTCTCAAGCGGAATAAGGGGCGTTCCTAGCCTCATCACAGACCACTCCTTCCTCGGCGATTCCCCCATGAACCCCATCAACATCGCCCTCCTGAGACTCTCCCTTCAGAAGGTGGACGGCTTCATAGCGGTGAGCAGGGCCGTTGAGAACGACCTGCGTTCCATCCTGGGAAGGAGCCTCGGGGACAGGGAGATACACACCATCCCCAACGGCATAGATACGGGCTTCTGGAGACCTGCCGGGAACAGAGAGGAAAAGAAGGAAGAACTGGGCCTGAATGGACTCGTAATAACGACGACGTCCCGGCTGACCAAAAGAAAGAGGATACACGTGATCCCATTGATAGCGGCGAGATTGGAAACGCGGGAGGATGTGAACTTCGTTATCATTGGTGATGGCCCGGAAAGGGGGAACATCGAGAGGCTGATACGCAGGTACGGCGTTGATGACAGGGTCAGACTGGTTGGAAAGCTGCCGAGGGAAAACGTGAGGGACTACCTGCAGGCCACCGACGTGTACTTTTCCCCCACCATTTACGAGGCCTTTGGAATAGCGGCCCTTGAGGCCCTGGCATGCGGCGTCCCAGTTGTTGCCAACAACCACGGGGGCATCAGCGAGGTCGTCAGGCACGGAGAAACGGGACTCGTCTCACAGGACGATGCCGAACTGCTGAGGAACCTGGAATTCCTCCTGGAAAATCCTGAGGTGAGGAGGGCCATGGGACGGAGGGCCAGAAAAAGCGTTGAGGAGGAGTTCAGCTGGGAGGTGGTCGTTAAGAACATCCTCAGGGTATACAGACTGACCATCGAGAGGGGACCCGGCGAACCGTTCGTCCTCTATAGGCTCCACCAGGCAGTGAAAAGGGGAATCGGGGCGTAG